One stretch of Chitinophaga pendula DNA includes these proteins:
- a CDS encoding SMI1/KNR4 family protein translates to MQIEKISDVIIPSYTRIGDNGWEEEVGNIIRGYADYYDVETEEPTPEATLVAKEVELGIKFPIGLRLFYQTFGAAYLQEELLEVEDFRTLYDYTPDLKDRGLTEEELALSKQLIAFGDYLGNGNMWCWHISTNEIYYYDHDTKPFLSRLFTTFDDYLKALLIVCQGEMGQDIDNLEDSCEKLVEQLYGEDIVFKWRY, encoded by the coding sequence ATGCAAATCGAAAAGATCTCAGATGTCATCATACCATCGTATACGCGTATAGGTGATAACGGATGGGAGGAAGAAGTCGGTAACATCATCCGCGGATATGCCGATTACTACGATGTGGAAACAGAAGAACCAACTCCTGAAGCCACCCTGGTCGCTAAAGAAGTAGAATTAGGTATCAAATTCCCCATAGGCCTGCGCTTATTCTATCAAACGTTCGGCGCCGCATACCTGCAGGAAGAACTACTCGAAGTAGAAGACTTCCGCACACTATACGACTATACACCAGACCTGAAAGATAGAGGCCTCACAGAAGAAGAGCTGGCCCTGTCAAAACAACTGATCGCCTTCGGCGACTACCTCGGAAATGGTAACATGTGGTGCTGGCACATCAGCACTAACGAAATATACTACTACGATCACGATACAAAACCTTTCCTCAGCCGCCTGTTCACCACCTTCGACGATTACCTCAAAGCACTGCTCATAGTATGTCAGGGCGAAATGGGACAAGATATCGATAACCTCGAAGACAGCTGCGAAAAACTCGTAGAACAACTATACGGCGAAGACATCGTCTTCAAATGGCGCTATTGA
- a CDS encoding FMN-binding glutamate synthase family protein, which translates to MVKGFLAFAAGSVITIAVLGFFFPWVWWLSVLVLPVIVMGLIDMTQKKHAIIRNYPLFGRARYWMEALRPKIYQYFVESDIDGSPINRVDRSTIYQRAKRELNTQPFGTQFNVYAEGYEWMAHSIAPHSFETMDKDPRVLIGGSECKQPYAASILNVSAMSYGSLSSNAIEALNGGAQLGNFAHNTGEGGISPHHLNQGGDIIWQIGTGYFGCRDEAGNFSDELFAEKCKLPQVKMVELKISQGAKPGHGGILPAAKNTPEIAAIRHVKPYTTVASPPYHTAFSTPQELVQFIARMRKLSGGKPVGFKLCIGQPREFYAICKAMCAVDIYPDFITVDGGEGGTGAAPPEFSNSVGMPLLDGLAFVHDTLTGFNIRQKMKLIASGKILTGYHILRAMALGADGCNSARAMMMAIGCIQALICNTNKCPTGVATQDKWLSAGLVVSDKKQRVANYHRDTIESAVELAAAAGLAAPHQVKRRHISRRVFMNQVRTFEEIYPSTKPGYLLNGEMPDYMREEMSGISTDSWH; encoded by the coding sequence ATGGTAAAAGGTTTTCTGGCATTTGCCGCCGGCAGCGTAATAACAATAGCCGTACTGGGCTTTTTCTTCCCGTGGGTATGGTGGTTATCAGTGCTTGTGTTGCCGGTTATTGTCATGGGATTAATTGATATGACGCAGAAGAAGCATGCGATCATCAGGAACTATCCATTATTTGGTCGTGCGCGTTACTGGATGGAGGCTTTACGGCCTAAGATTTATCAATATTTTGTGGAGAGTGATATTGATGGTAGTCCTATCAACCGAGTGGATCGATCTACGATCTATCAGCGGGCGAAGCGCGAGTTGAATACGCAGCCATTTGGTACGCAGTTTAATGTGTATGCGGAAGGTTATGAATGGATGGCTCATTCTATAGCGCCTCATAGTTTTGAGACGATGGATAAAGATCCCCGTGTGCTGATTGGAGGTAGTGAATGTAAGCAACCTTATGCTGCCAGTATACTGAATGTATCGGCTATGAGTTATGGTTCACTTAGTTCTAATGCTATAGAGGCGTTGAACGGGGGAGCGCAGCTGGGTAATTTTGCGCATAATACGGGTGAGGGCGGTATTAGTCCTCACCATCTGAATCAGGGCGGGGATATTATCTGGCAGATCGGTACGGGTTATTTTGGGTGCCGGGATGAGGCCGGTAATTTTTCTGATGAATTATTTGCGGAGAAGTGTAAGCTACCGCAGGTGAAGATGGTGGAGTTGAAGATATCGCAAGGGGCGAAGCCTGGTCACGGCGGTATTTTGCCAGCGGCCAAGAATACACCGGAGATTGCGGCGATCCGTCATGTGAAGCCTTATACTACTGTTGCTTCTCCTCCTTATCACACGGCATTCAGTACGCCGCAGGAGCTGGTACAGTTTATTGCGCGTATGCGTAAGCTGAGTGGCGGTAAGCCCGTTGGATTTAAGTTATGTATCGGTCAGCCCCGGGAGTTTTATGCGATCTGCAAGGCGATGTGTGCGGTAGATATTTATCCTGACTTTATTACGGTAGATGGTGGTGAAGGTGGTACCGGAGCTGCGCCACCGGAGTTTTCGAACTCTGTAGGGATGCCGTTACTGGATGGGTTGGCGTTCGTTCATGATACACTGACCGGGTTCAATATCCGTCAAAAGATGAAGCTGATTGCTTCCGGTAAGATACTGACGGGCTATCATATCCTGCGAGCGATGGCTTTAGGAGCGGACGGCTGTAACAGTGCGAGAGCGATGATGATGGCGATCGGCTGTATACAGGCATTGATCTGTAATACTAACAAATGTCCTACGGGGGTAGCTACGCAAGATAAGTGGTTGAGTGCGGGGTTGGTAGTATCTGACAAGAAGCAGCGGGTGGCCAATTATCACCGGGATACGATCGAGAGTGCGGTGGAGTTGGCGGCGGCGGCTGGTTTGGCTGCTCCGCACCAAGTGAAGCGCCGTCATATTTCGCGTCGGGTATTTATGAACCAGGTGCGGACTTTTGAGGAGATCTATCCCAGTACGAAACCGGGTTACCTGCTTAACGGGGAGATGCCGGATTATATGCGGGAGGAGATGTCAGGTATTTCGACGGACAGCTGGCATTAG